A genome region from Dreissena polymorpha isolate Duluth1 chromosome 16, UMN_Dpol_1.0, whole genome shotgun sequence includes the following:
- the LOC127862362 gene encoding zinc finger protein 492-like — translation MLRVPKRVCENDAKTTVPLFRKPAKRKLDKHGDLVSNKRVKKAKTPEKGNTECSLQERNQASCMNLEPLDDDHLLYCVECNKEFEGDCLVHGPYNYIQDKEVPEEDPHRADHTLPDDLEIKTSTIVGAGLGVFTKVGLENRIMFGPYEGDIITDNNKSGYCWQIYKEGKASHFVDAQDKSTSNWMRYVNCAMTEADQNLVAFQYKGGIYYCTLKPVSSGEELLVWFGDECARKDSFIRDKNVHFNPKYVNGEEIFQCVYCKIAFTTAVPFVRHLRRVHGGDKLTSKDLQVLDQWLRENDHQYLKAYSKQINPSSNESHLNNISNVTHNKRDISQSFCDEQLTSIILQKNNNSDVCNYPVNISNGIKTNKRITTEKRLYKCEVCGYACNNKYNLKRHMRIHTGQRVYKCEVCGYACVQKGNLKRHMRIHTGEKLYKCGVCGHSFTQSSALKTHMMIHTGEKLYKCEVCGYACYQKGHLKTHMRKHTGERENKCEVCGYACSLSGHLKTHMRIHTGERVYKCGVCSYASNESDTLETHMRIHTGERPFKCEVCGYACNERGTLKTHMRRHTGERQYKCEVCGYACYKSVHLKTHMRIHTGEKPYKCEMCGYAFKQKGHLKKHIMIHTGEKLYKCEVCGRSFSQSSTLKTHMTIHTGEKLYKCEVCGNAFSQSSTLKKHMTIHTGEKMYRIHTGEREYKCELCGNAFSQKGSLKRHMSIHSGERDYKCEVCGNAFNQSAHLKRHMKKHTGVGV, via the exons ATGCTTCGAGTACCAAAGAGGGTTTGTG AGAATGATGCAAAAACTACTGTCCCCCTTTTTCGGAAACCAGCTAAGAGAAAATTGGACAAACATGGTGACCTAGTGAGTAATAAG AGAGTGAAGAAAGCAAAGACACCAGAAAAGGGCAATACTGAGTGCAGTCTTCAAGAGAGGAACCAAGCCAGTTGTATGAACCTGGAACCTCTTGATGATGACCACTTGCTCT ACTGTGTAGAATGCAACAAGGAGTTTGAAGGGGACTGCCTTGTCCATGGACCCTACAACTACATACAGGACAAAGAG GTGCCAGAAGAGGACCCCCATAGAGCAGACCATACCCTGCCAGATGACCTTGAAATAAAAACCTCAACAATAGTTGGAGCTGGTCTTGGAGTATTTACAAAAGTTGGACTTGAGAACAGGATCATGTTTGGACCGTATGAGGGCGATATCATCACTGACAACAATAAGTCAGGATATTGCTGGCAG ATCTATAAGGAGGGCAAAGCGAGCCACTTTGTGGATGCCCAGGACAAGTCCACCTCTAACTGGATGAGATACGTGAACTGTGCAATGACGGAGGCAGATCAGAACCTGGTAGCATTTCAGTACAAAGGAGGCATCTATTACTGCACATTAAAACCAGTTTCATCAG GGGAAGAACTGCTAGTTTGGTTTGGAGATGAATGCGCCAGAAAAGATAGCTTCATCAGAGACAAGAATGTGCATTTCAACCCTAAATATGTAAATGGAGAAG AAATTTTCCAATGTGTGTACTGCAAGATAGCATTCACAACTGCAGTCCCTTTTGTTCGTCATTTGAGGAGAGTGCATGGTGGTGATAAACTTACATCCAAAGATCTGCAAGTTCTGGATCAGTGGCTTAGAGAAAATGAtcatcaatatctgaaagcgtatTCAAAACAGATAAATCCTTCATCCAATGAAAGCCATCTCAACAATATTTCAAATGTTACACATAATAAAAGAGACATTTCACAAAGTTTCTGTGATGAGCAATTGACAAGTATAATATTACAGAAGAATAACAATTCTGATGTGTGTAATTATCCTGTTAATATCAGTAatggcataaaaacaaacaagaggatAACTACAGAAAAaagactgtacaagtgtgaggtgtgtggttatgcatgtaacaacAAGTAtaacttgaagagacacatgaggatacatacaggacaGAGagtgtacaagtgtgaggtgtgtggttatgcatgtgtCCAAAAGGGtaacttgaagagacacatgaggatacatacaggagaaaaactGTACAAGTGTGGGGTGTGTGGACATTCATTTACCCAGAGTAGtgccttgaagacacacatgatgatacatacaggagagaaactgtacaagtgtgaggtgtgtggttatgcatgttaCCAGAAGggtcacttgaagacacacatgcgGAAACATACAGGAGAGAGGGAgaacaagtgtgaggtgtgtggttatgcttGTAGCCTGAGTggtcacttgaagacacacatgcgGATACATACAGGTGAGAGAGTGTACAAGTGTGGTGTGTGTAGTTATGCATCTAACGAGAGCGATACCTTGGAGAcgcacatgaggatacatacaggagagaggccgttcaagtgtgaggtgtgtggttatgcatgtaacgaGCGTGGTACCTTAAAGACACACATGAGGCGACATACAGGAGAGAGGcagtacaagtgtgaggtgtgtggttatgcatgttaCAAGAGTGTTCATTTGAAGAcccacatgaggatacatacaggagaaaaaccATACAAGTGTGAGATGTGTGGTTATGCATTTAAGCAGAAGGGTCACTTGAAGAAACACATcatgatacatacaggagaaaaactgtacaagtgtgaggtgtgtggacGTTCATTTTCCCAGAGTagtaccttgaagacacacatgacgatacatacaggagagaaattgtacaagtgtgaggtgtgtggtaatgCATTTTCCCAGAGTAGTaccttgaagaaacacatgacgatacatacaggagagaaaatgtacaggatacatacaggagagagggAGTACAAGTGTGAGTTGTGTGGTAATGCATTTTCACAGAAAGGTtccttgaagagacacatgagcaTACATTCAGGAGAGAGGGattacaagtgtgaggtgtgtggtaatgCTTTTAACCAGAGTGCtcacttgaagagacacatgaagAAACATACAGGAGTGGGAGTATAA